The genomic window caggtgaagctggttggcagaatgccaagagtgtgcaaagctgtcatcaaggcaaagcgtggctatttgaagaatctcaaatataaaatatgtttagatttgtttaacacttttttggttactacatgattccatatgtgttatttcatagtattgacgtcttcactactattctacaatgtagaaaatagtaaaaataaagaaaaaccagtgaaagcttttgaccggtagtgtacatacacAAACAAGCAACACACCTTTGGTATTCTTATTAGCTGATGGTTTGTACCCAGATGACCCTGTGGCTTCTCTCTCTTGTTCATCTTCTtggtccttctcttcctccttgtCTTCGTCACTAGGGCTGAGATAGTGCAGTCTCAGGCCAGTGAAGTTGGACAGAAGCAGTAAGAACGCCTCCGATAACAAcagctcccagcatgcactcacacactgGGGGAAGGACTCTAACGAAGTCACTTCATAACATCTGCACAACGGACATACACAAAAATATTTACACACATCATATACGTTTACAGCCATCATAACACGTTCgggatctctctctcactcacacaaacaaatTACTTGACAGGCTCAACTCCTGTTGGGAGGACCTTCGCTTCACTCACCTCCTTAAACTTCTCCTcctgtagagacagacactgTCAACCAGGAGAGAGgcagcaggagagagatggaaaaattAAGAGGTAGAGTAATGGTGTTACTTTGAGGAAATTCTTGAGCTGGATCTCAGCTGTCCTCTAACTCTTGCTGAACCTGTGACTGGTAGTCAACATCCAGATGCAGTGGATTCAGCCACTCTAGCAGCACTGTGAACAGACACACAAAATACACACTCAGgtaaaatgcacacacacacatccttgtgACCACATCCTTGCTATATGGCTGTGAGTTCACTgtttcagaacacacacacacttacatctTTGAGAAGGTGGGGGCTCCTTGGGAAGGGGGGCTCTGTGTGACGAGGGGGTCGCTCCAAAGACGGCCCGTGAAacctggacaaacacacagagagacatccaTCCGTAGATTGCACTACTGCTACCTGGACAGGTGAGAGGTGTGAAGTGTGTGGTTGTTATCTGGTGGTATAGGAAGAACTACCTGGTGGAAGGAGACGGGTGAAACCTCGAAGAGAACCAGAGTGTTCCAGCTGGGCACCAGAGACTTCACCACACTATGGGGCTGGAAGTGAtctatgcacaaagtagattatAAGTTAAAACACACATTTTTTCACTCACGCcaatacacacacagccacacaccaaTACTTACCATCTGCGCTGAAGAGATCCAGGGATCCTCCATCGCTGCTCTCCCATGGAGGGACAAAGTAGAGGATGAAGGCAACACGCCTCCCCTCCAACTCATCATCATGACACAATAGAACATCTACCGACAGAGAGATCGAGAGGGCATTGATAAAGACAATGTATATTTCATAATTAATTCCAGAAATATGCATGTCCATATAGACTAACTATGCAGTGGGTAGAACAGGATATCTTGTGGGGATAGCTCAgtgcttctgctcttttctaggAAGAGCATGCTAATATTAAGGCTTGCTCATTGTTTTTTTGAAGAGTAAGAGGTAAAAACATGTGACTCACCAGTGTATTGGTACTTGGAACAGGAAATGTCCACTGTGGGCTTCAGTTCTACCCCCAACACTTCCCCCAGCCAGAATCGAAACCGCCCAAATAGTCCTGCCCTGAAAACACACACCAAGCTCAAAAACAGCCAAACTGAGAGCATGCACATGTAAAGATCATCACGCTTGCGTAGTGAGTACCGCTTTCCCCTGATTCAGCGCATACCGAGGCTTGAACTCAGGACCTCTCCCTCACAAACACGTGACCACCATCCTGAAGCGTCTTACTCAGTCGTCCAAATGGAGACACTTGTGGAAGCACGCACAAGTGgagacacttcaggctgaggaatGAGTTACACAGGTCCCcgtctgctacacacacacaaggcaaacatgttctctctacctccctaaattgctctcacacagacacatacaaatGATCTCAAGCCTGTGATGTGAGGCTCTTTTCTCTTTTTCAGGTCATCTGACTAAGAGAAATTGTCAACGAGTATCACAACTCCCAATGTCATAACTCCAAAAGGCAGAGTAAAGAAACATTATGAACAAGAAGCAACCCGTTTGTTTCCAAACTGTATTTCTATCAGTTTTCCTTTTTCACCTGATTAAATTTGTACAGGTCGTTGGACTTCTCATGGAAGTTGAGGTCTAGAAGCTCCCTCTGTAGGTTCTCTGTAAAGCTGTCACTCTGGATTAAGTTCCTGATGATGCAGTGAGGGAAATGGTGGCAGTCCAGCTCCAGGCCCCCTTAAGAGGAACACTCAACGACTGGTCTACCAATATAAAAAAAGTTTTAACACTAATTATGTGAATAAATGTAACATTAACTAATGTATGTCTTAGAGTCAGTTGTTACCTCTGGAACATTTTCATTTAAGGTTCTAACACATTCTAACAGCACATAGGAAGGTGGTAAACCTCAATACTCCAAAAACATACTTTTTTGTGACACCATTTTCTTACTTCTCTTTGGGTGCCATATATGAGAGCCCGCACCGCAGCATTCAATGTCAGCAGAACGAAACCGATGAATCGGTGGTGCGCAACACGTACAAGGCAAGCAGGTAGGCGCTCCGCAAATGGATTAGGGACGCAAAAAGACAATACAGACTCAAACTTGAAATGATGTTTGACATTTCAGACTCACGTCGCATGTGGCAAGGACTACTGACTACCACAGACTACAAAGGCAAATCCAGCTGTGCGGTGCCCACCAAAGCC from Oncorhynchus tshawytscha isolate Ot180627B unplaced genomic scaffold, Otsh_v2.0 Un_scaffold_4_pilon_pilon, whole genome shotgun sequence includes these protein-coding regions:
- the LOC112249582 gene encoding LOW QUALITY PROTEIN: prolyl 3-hydroxylase OGFOD1 (The sequence of the model RefSeq protein was modified relative to this genomic sequence to represent the inferred CDS: substituted 1 base at 1 genomic stop codon) — encoded protein: MVVSLKQVGTTAWVRLKMSEMPAGGLELDCHHFPHCIIRNLIQSDSFTENLQRELLDLNFHEKSNDLYKFNQSDDLKKRKEPHITGLRSFVXLFGRFRFWLGEVLGVELKPTVDISCSKYQYTDVLLCHDDELEGRRVAFILYFVPPWESSDGGSLDLFSADDHFQPHSVVKSLVPSWNTLVLFEVSPVSFHQVSRAVFGATPSSHRAPLPKEPPPSQRLLLEWLNPLHLDVDYQSQVQQELEDKRDPERVMMAVNVYDVCKYFCVCPLCRCYEVTSLESFPQCVSACWELLLSEAFLLLLSNFTGLRLHYLSPSDEDKEEEKDQEDEQEREATGSSGYKPSANKNTKEPSTPVCVGELRPWAHGDYTLLHDGDASRAEYALDLLLPLSCPDWQTEFGGFTSYIANEEDEELLMVYPEVNSLALVYRDKETLKFVKHIIHRSSTLPIGDSCRRAVYDFSFVYYE